From the genome of Hyalangium gracile, one region includes:
- a CDS encoding VOC family protein: protein MQMPKKTTAITPHLTVRDVAAAAAFYEKAFGFTRKFMLPGAGGRIMHAEMGHDNCTVMIGPESLERGMRSPITAGGTPVSLFVYVADVDQLHARALAAGARELMPPSEQFFGARTSVLLDPDGHQWMFAQHKKEVGVEAMTEAIRGRHV from the coding sequence ATGCAGATGCCCAAGAAGACCACCGCTATCACCCCCCACCTCACGGTCCGGGATGTCGCCGCGGCCGCCGCCTTCTACGAGAAGGCCTTCGGCTTCACTCGCAAGTTCATGCTGCCTGGAGCCGGCGGGCGCATCATGCACGCCGAGATGGGCCACGATAACTGCACGGTGATGATTGGCCCGGAGAGCCTGGAGCGGGGGATGCGCTCTCCCATCACCGCCGGGGGCACGCCTGTCTCGCTCTTCGTCTACGTGGCGGATGTGGACCAGCTGCACGCCCGCGCGCTGGCCGCCGGCGCCAGGGAGCTGATGCCCCCCAGCGAGCAGTTCTTCGGGGCTCGCACCTCCGTGCTGCTCGATCCCGACGGCCACCAGTGGATGTTCGCGCAGCACAAGAAGGAAGTCGGCGTGGAGGCCATGACGGAGGCCATCCGCGGCCGCCACGTCTGA
- a CDS encoding terpene synthase family protein yields MRGHLLESIHLPEFYCPFPPALSPHVEAVQPHLNQWMQERRYIRTDAALRRFEAGRFAWVTGRAHPDADFESVLIVATYMSWLFMVDDLCDEAALGREPERLRAQHQELIQAMRHPRPGQREENPLVAGLSEIWERMRRRAPPGWEERFIRSFEDYTQGCQWEAENRARHRIPPLAEYMEHRRRSSALYLFFDLIELVEQVSLPDQIHEQAHTLKVLANDMVAWFNDIVSFEKELRAGDVHNLVILLQHEYRLSTQSAVDQAARLFNARMREYVDLQQRMPSHGAELDGAVQRYLMGLRSWVRGNMDWSYETGRYGKART; encoded by the coding sequence ATGAGAGGACACCTGTTGGAGAGCATCCATCTGCCGGAGTTCTACTGCCCGTTTCCACCCGCCCTCAGTCCCCATGTCGAAGCCGTCCAGCCCCACCTCAACCAGTGGATGCAGGAGCGGCGCTACATCCGCACGGACGCCGCGCTCCGTCGCTTCGAGGCGGGCCGGTTCGCCTGGGTGACGGGACGCGCGCACCCGGATGCCGACTTCGAGTCCGTCCTCATCGTCGCGACCTACATGAGCTGGCTCTTCATGGTGGACGATTTGTGTGATGAGGCTGCACTGGGGCGGGAGCCGGAGCGCTTGAGGGCCCAGCACCAGGAGCTGATCCAGGCCATGAGGCATCCGCGCCCCGGCCAGCGGGAGGAGAACCCGCTGGTGGCGGGCCTCTCGGAAATATGGGAGCGGATGCGCCGCCGGGCCCCTCCGGGGTGGGAGGAGCGCTTCATCCGGTCCTTCGAGGACTACACCCAGGGCTGCCAGTGGGAGGCGGAGAATCGCGCCCGACATCGGATTCCGCCCCTGGCGGAGTACATGGAGCACCGGCGGCGCTCCTCCGCGCTCTACCTCTTCTTCGATCTGATCGAGCTGGTGGAACAAGTCTCGCTGCCCGACCAGATCCATGAGCAGGCCCACACCTTGAAGGTGCTGGCCAACGACATGGTGGCCTGGTTCAACGACATCGTCTCCTTCGAGAAGGAGCTGCGAGCCGGGGACGTGCACAACCTCGTCATCCTCCTGCAGCACGAGTACCGGCTGAGCACGCAGTCCGCGGTGGATCAGGCCGCACGGCTCTTCAATGCCCGGATGCGGGAGTACGTCGACCTGCAGCAGCGCATGCCGTCCCATGGGGCCGAGCTGGATGGCGCGGTGCAGCGCTACCTGATGGGCCTGCGCTCCTGGGTGCGCGGCAACATGGACTGGTCCTACGAGACGGGGCGCTACGGCAAGGCGCGGACCTAG
- a CDS encoding FAD-binding oxidoreductase, translating into MHTESALSARWLEKPARHDALHAAKVERIARQLRLRTSTQPVSLKKKTPPHQVPKRHDRRRSDEKIDLSDLDQILEIDPVAMTCTAEPAVTFDEVVRATMRHGLVPIVVPEHKTITLGGSVAGCSIESMSFQYGGFHDTCLEYELITAKGEVLSCSPDRHALIFQMIHGSFGTLGILSKLKFRLVRAAPHVHVKYETYTTLDAFQQAIWRHFTAQDVDYMDGQIFSPTKHVLCLGRFVEKAPYVSRYDWLKAYCESIPKRSEDFLTTYDYLFRYDRGVTHVTPKSLVGRALFGKLVHSDSMLRAADRFHRFLPAKNPSVIVDVFVPFSRTAEFMDWYHREVHYYPVWCVPYRRMRDYEWLSPRWWAGVNDPLFLDLAVYGLKQQPGRNFYKEFEGELLQVNGTKTLISYNYYDEQTFWSLWNKATYQAVKQLTDPDNIFRDLYTKTCRAALGLQEQSPSGGATVH; encoded by the coding sequence ATGCACACGGAGTCGGCTCTCAGTGCGCGCTGGTTGGAGAAGCCCGCGCGGCACGATGCGCTTCACGCGGCGAAGGTCGAGCGGATTGCACGGCAGCTGCGGCTACGGACGAGCACGCAGCCTGTCTCCCTCAAGAAGAAGACGCCGCCGCACCAGGTCCCCAAGCGCCATGATCGTCGGCGCAGCGACGAGAAGATCGATCTGAGCGATCTCGACCAGATCCTCGAGATCGATCCGGTGGCGATGACGTGCACCGCCGAGCCCGCGGTCACCTTCGACGAGGTGGTCCGCGCGACGATGCGCCACGGGCTGGTGCCCATCGTCGTCCCCGAGCACAAGACGATCACCCTCGGGGGCTCCGTCGCGGGGTGCTCCATCGAGTCCATGTCCTTCCAGTATGGAGGCTTCCACGACACCTGCCTGGAGTACGAGCTCATCACCGCGAAGGGCGAGGTGCTGAGCTGCTCCCCGGACCGGCACGCGCTCATCTTCCAGATGATCCACGGCTCGTTCGGGACGCTGGGCATCCTCTCGAAGCTGAAGTTCCGGCTGGTGCGCGCCGCGCCCCACGTGCACGTGAAGTACGAGACGTACACCACGCTGGACGCCTTCCAGCAGGCCATCTGGCGCCACTTCACCGCCCAGGACGTGGACTATATGGACGGGCAGATCTTCTCGCCGACGAAGCACGTGCTCTGCCTGGGCCGCTTCGTGGAGAAGGCCCCGTACGTCAGCCGCTACGACTGGCTCAAGGCGTACTGCGAGAGCATCCCCAAGCGCTCCGAGGACTTCCTGACGACGTACGACTACCTCTTCCGCTACGACCGGGGCGTCACCCACGTCACGCCGAAGAGCCTCGTCGGCCGGGCGCTGTTCGGCAAGCTGGTGCACTCCGACAGCATGCTGAGGGCCGCGGACCGCTTCCACCGCTTCCTGCCGGCCAAGAACCCATCGGTCATCGTGGACGTGTTCGTCCCCTTCTCGCGCACGGCCGAGTTCATGGACTGGTACCACCGCGAGGTCCACTACTACCCGGTGTGGTGCGTGCCCTACCGGCGCATGCGAGACTATGAGTGGCTCTCGCCCCGCTGGTGGGCCGGCGTGAATGATCCGCTCTTCCTCGATCTCGCCGTCTACGGGCTCAAGCAGCAGCCGGGCCGCAACTTCTACAAGGAATTCGAGGGCGAGCTGCTCCAGGTCAACGGCACCAAGACGCTCATCTCGTACAACTACTACGACGAGCAGACCTTCTGGAGCCTCTGGAACAAGGCGACCTACCAGGCGGTGAAGCAGCTCACCGATCCGGACAACATCTTCCGGGACCTGTACACGAAGACGTGCCGGGCGGCGCTCGGGCTGCAGGAGCAGTCGCCCTCCGGAGGGGCCACGGTGCACTGA